A window of the Podospora bellae-mahoneyi strain CBS 112042 chromosome 6, whole genome shotgun sequence genome harbors these coding sequences:
- a CDS encoding hypothetical protein (BUSCO:EOG09263BE5; COG:E; EggNog:ENOG503NUSW) produces the protein MSETAEMKVDPARASALISQLQGVKDKIAAVAKGRPVRLVAVSKLKPANDILALHEAPETKHLHFGENYSQELTQKAELLPRTIQWHFIGGLQSKHTKNLAKTPNLFCVSSIDTLKKAELLDKYRGDQIAAATNPDMFGKIKVHVQVNTSGEESKSGCAPGQETVELCKKIENECPNLELLGLMTIGAIARSRETTPENENEDFQVLREQRDLVRKELGLGEERLLELSMGMSEDFEGAIAMGSDEVRVGSTIFGVRGPKSEAVVVVA, from the exons ATGAGCGAGACTGCCGAAATGAAAGTAGACCCAGCCAGAGCCAGCGCCCTCATCTCGCAATTACAGGGCGTCAAAGATAAAATCGCCGCCGTTGCCAAGGGGCGTCCT gTACGACTCGTAGCAGTCTCCAAACTCAAACCCGCAAAcgacatcctcgccctccatgAAGCCCCTGAGACAAAACACCTCCACTTTGGGGAGAACTACTCGCAAGAACTGACCCAAAAAGCCGAGCTCCTCCCCAGGACGATTCAATGGCACTTCATCGGCGGTCTTCAATCAAAACACACCAAAAACCTCgccaaaacccccaacctcTTTTGCGTCTCCAGCATCGACACCCTCAAAAAGGCTGAGCTCCTTGACAAGTACCGCGGTGATCAAATTGCTGCAGCGACCAACCCGGATATGTTCGGCAAGATCAAAGTTCATGTGCAGGTCAACACTTCGGGGGAAGAGTCCAAGTCGGGATGTGCACCAGGGCAGGAGACAGTGGAGCTGTGCAAGAAGATCGAGAATGAGTGCCCTAATTTGGAGTTATTGGGGTTGATGACTATTGGGGCAATTGCACGGAGTAGGGAGACGACACCGGAGAATGAGAATGAGGATTTTcaggtgttgagggagcagagggatttggtgaggaaggagcttgggttgggggaagAGAGACTGCTGGAGTTGAGTATGGGGATGAGTGAGGACTTTGAGGGGGCGATTGCGATGGGGAGtgatgaggtgagggtggggagtACGATTTTTGGGGTGAGGGGGCCGAAGAgtgaggctgttgttgttgttgcttaG